One Mycobacteroides abscessus ATCC 19977 genomic window carries:
- the ilvD gene encoding dihydroxy-acid dehydratase, with amino-acid sequence MPALRSRTVTHGRNMAGARALLRAAGVAASDFGKPIVAVANSFAEFVPGHTHLQPVGRIVSEAIAAAGAVPREFNTIAVDDGIAMGHEGMLYSLPSRDLITDSIEYMVEAHRADALVCISNCDKITPGMLMAALRLNIPAVFVSGGPMEGGRATLRDGTVRTGMTLITAVAESASDSVSDEDLARIEDQACPTCGSCSGMFTANSMNCLTEALGLAPPGNGTTLATHTARRGLYEQAGSLIVELAQRYYGSDDTTVLPREIASRRAFENAMCMDIAMGGSTNTVLHLLAAAHEAELDFALADIDALSRRVPCLSKVAPNGAYLVEDVHRAGGVPALLGELNRAGLLHRDVHSVHAPDLTTWLTQWDIRGTAPSPEAIELFHAAPGGERSARAFSQSQRWHTLDLDAENGCIRDTEHAYSADGGLAVLTGNLAPNGCIVKTAGVDEKIRVFSGPAVVLESQEAAVEAILNDRVRPGDVVVIRYEGPRGGPGMQEMLYPTAFLKGRGLGASCALITDGRFSGGTSGLSIGHISPEAAAGGPIALVEDGDIINIDIARRSIVVAVDPQTLQRRRALLESGNGYRPVTRERHVSAALRAYAAMATSADKGAVRSLSG; translated from the coding sequence GGCGGGCGCTCGCGCGCTACTGCGTGCGGCCGGGGTGGCCGCCTCCGATTTCGGGAAACCAATTGTCGCAGTTGCGAATAGTTTCGCCGAGTTCGTCCCGGGACACACTCATCTACAGCCGGTCGGTCGCATAGTCAGCGAGGCGATAGCAGCCGCGGGCGCGGTACCTCGGGAGTTCAACACGATTGCCGTGGACGATGGCATCGCGATGGGACACGAAGGGATGTTGTATTCGCTCCCGTCACGCGACCTGATCACCGACTCGATCGAGTACATGGTGGAAGCACATCGCGCCGACGCCCTGGTGTGCATCTCCAACTGCGACAAGATCACACCGGGCATGCTGATGGCGGCATTGCGTCTGAACATCCCGGCGGTCTTCGTTTCCGGCGGGCCTATGGAGGGCGGGCGTGCCACGTTGCGGGACGGAACTGTACGCACCGGAATGACGCTCATCACCGCGGTGGCCGAATCGGCGTCCGATTCCGTCTCTGACGAGGACCTGGCCCGTATTGAGGACCAGGCCTGCCCGACATGTGGATCGTGCTCCGGGATGTTTACGGCCAATTCCATGAACTGTCTGACCGAGGCGCTGGGACTGGCACCGCCGGGCAACGGCACCACGCTTGCCACCCATACCGCTCGCCGCGGCCTGTACGAGCAAGCCGGAAGTCTGATTGTGGAACTTGCGCAACGTTATTACGGCAGCGACGACACCACCGTGTTGCCCCGAGAGATCGCGTCACGCCGGGCATTCGAGAACGCGATGTGTATGGATATAGCCATGGGCGGTTCGACGAACACCGTTCTGCATCTATTGGCAGCCGCCCATGAGGCCGAGCTGGACTTCGCACTCGCCGACATCGATGCGCTCTCACGTCGTGTCCCGTGCCTGAGCAAGGTCGCTCCGAACGGTGCCTATCTGGTCGAGGATGTGCACCGCGCCGGAGGAGTCCCGGCGTTATTAGGTGAACTGAACCGTGCGGGCCTGCTGCATCGCGATGTTCACAGCGTGCACGCACCGGATCTGACCACATGGCTCACACAGTGGGACATACGCGGCACGGCGCCCTCGCCGGAGGCGATCGAGCTATTTCACGCCGCCCCGGGAGGTGAACGGTCTGCGCGAGCGTTCTCCCAATCCCAGCGCTGGCACACTCTCGACCTTGATGCTGAGAACGGCTGTATACGCGACACCGAGCATGCCTACTCCGCTGACGGTGGCCTCGCGGTACTCACAGGCAATTTGGCCCCGAACGGATGCATTGTCAAGACCGCGGGCGTCGACGAGAAGATCCGTGTTTTCAGCGGCCCCGCCGTGGTACTCGAATCTCAAGAGGCAGCGGTGGAAGCCATCTTGAACGACCGTGTGCGTCCGGGCGATGTGGTGGTGATCCGCTATGAAGGCCCGCGCGGCGGACCGGGAATGCAGGAAATGCTCTATCCCACAGCCTTTCTCAAGGGCCGCGGCCTAGGCGCGAGCTGCGCACTCATCACCGACGGGCGCTTCTCGGGCGGTACTTCCGGGCTGTCCATCGGCCACATCTCGCCAGAGGCGGCAGCCGGTGGCCCGATTGCGCTAGTCGAGGACGGCGACATCATCAACATCGACATAGCCCGGCGCTCGATTGTTGTTGCGGTTGACCCTCAGACGCTTCAGCGCCGTCGAGCGCTCCTGGAATCGGGCAACGGATATCGGCCTGTCACACGCGAACGCCACGTCTCTGCTGCCTTGCGCGCGTACGCCGCGATGGCCACGTCTGCCGACAAGGGCGCTGTCCGGAGTCTGAGTGGGTGA